Proteins encoded within one genomic window of Geotalea daltonii FRC-32:
- a CDS encoding GNAT family N-acetyltransferase, which translates to MSNKLLIRNALPTDLEAIISLDRTTPDKDKADYWQGIFEHYVVKGRADRIFLVAEKAGTVIGFIVGEVRAWEFGSPPCGWVFALAVSPDAREQGTGKQMFDEICSRLEKTGVSTVRTMANLDQKLTLSFLRSMGLRTGRYIELEKQLD; encoded by the coding sequence ATGAGCAACAAGCTATTGATCAGAAATGCCCTGCCAACCGATCTCGAAGCCATCATCTCTTTGGATCGGACCACCCCCGATAAAGACAAGGCCGATTACTGGCAGGGGATTTTCGAGCACTATGTGGTAAAAGGAAGAGCCGACCGTATTTTTCTCGTGGCCGAAAAGGCCGGCACGGTCATTGGGTTCATAGTCGGCGAGGTACGGGCTTGGGAGTTCGGATCGCCACCGTGCGGCTGGGTTTTTGCCCTTGCAGTATCTCCCGATGCGCGAGAGCAAGGAACGGGTAAGCAGATGTTCGATGAGATATGCAGTCGCCTGGAAAAGACAGGTGTCTCTACGGTCCGGACCATGGCAAATCTGGACCAGAAACTGACCCTGTCTTTTCTTCGGAGTATGGGATTGCGTACCGGCCGCTACATCGAACTGGAAAAGCAGCTTGACTGA
- the oah gene encoding 6-oxocyclohex-1-ene-1-carbonyl-CoA hydratase — MATTDEIIARTAPGHLIDHNLIDRDVESLCDGMVRYEKRPAKRHDGSVAEGIYNAWIIFNNPKQYNSYTTEMVKATILAFRRASADREVNAVVFTGVGDKAFCTGGNTKEYAEYYAGNPQEYRQYMRLFNDMVSAILGCDRPVVCRVNGMRIGGGQEIGMACDFSIAQDLANFGQAGPKHGSAAIGGATDFLPLMIGCEQAMVSGTLCEPFSAHKAARLGIIADVVPALKVGGKLVANPTVVTDRFLDEYGRIVHGEFKTGADFKAGQAQIKEGEVDLTLLDQKVDELCAKLLETFPECMTKSLEELRKPKLQAWNLNKENSRAWLALNMMNEARTGFRAFNEGTKETGREIDFVKLRQGLAKGTPWTEELIESLMPAVKK; from the coding sequence ATGGCCACAACAGATGAGATAATTGCCAGAACCGCACCGGGACACCTGATCGATCATAACCTGATCGACCGTGATGTGGAGAGCCTCTGCGACGGCATGGTCCGTTACGAGAAACGTCCGGCCAAGCGCCACGACGGCAGCGTCGCTGAAGGAATCTACAATGCCTGGATCATCTTCAACAACCCGAAGCAATACAACTCCTACACGACGGAAATGGTCAAGGCCACCATCCTCGCCTTCCGCAGAGCTTCCGCCGACCGTGAGGTAAATGCTGTCGTGTTTACCGGAGTTGGCGACAAGGCATTCTGTACCGGCGGCAACACCAAAGAGTACGCCGAGTACTATGCCGGCAACCCCCAGGAGTACCGTCAGTACATGCGGCTCTTTAACGACATGGTTTCCGCCATCCTCGGTTGTGACAGGCCGGTGGTCTGCCGGGTCAACGGCATGCGCATCGGCGGTGGCCAGGAAATCGGCATGGCCTGCGACTTCAGTATCGCCCAGGACTTGGCCAATTTCGGCCAGGCTGGCCCCAAACACGGTTCAGCCGCCATCGGCGGCGCTACCGATTTCCTCCCGCTGATGATCGGCTGCGAACAAGCAATGGTCTCCGGTACGCTGTGTGAGCCATTTTCCGCCCATAAGGCAGCACGGCTCGGCATCATCGCCGATGTGGTTCCCGCTCTCAAAGTGGGGGGCAAGCTGGTTGCCAACCCGACCGTTGTCACCGACCGCTTTCTTGATGAGTACGGCCGCATCGTCCATGGTGAGTTCAAGACCGGCGCCGATTTCAAGGCCGGGCAGGCCCAGATCAAGGAAGGAGAGGTTGATCTCACCCTCCTCGATCAGAAGGTCGACGAGCTGTGCGCCAAGCTGCTGGAAACCTTCCCGGAATGCATGACCAAGAGTCTGGAAGAGCTGCGCAAGCCGAAGCTTCAGGCGTGGAATCTCAACAAGGAAAATTCCCGCGCCTGGCTGGCATTGAACATGATGAACGAAGCACGAACCGGCTTCAGAGCTTTCAATGAAGGCACCAAGGAGACCGGCCGTGAGATCGACTTTGTCAAGCTGCGCCAGGGATTGGCCAAGGGCACTCCTTGGACCGAGGAATTGATTGAGAGCCTGATGCCGGCGGTGAAAAAATAA
- a CDS encoding aldehyde ferredoxin oxidoreductase family protein, with the protein MRYAETGYVLEVDLTKGSIERVATDPKDTELYLGGLGTNAKLLWDRVPPEVDPFSPDNLLIFAAGLLCGTPATGCNRTIVSTISPQTRLMAFSMMGGFWAPELKYAGYDKVILRGKSPDLVYLYINNDKVEIRDASHLKGKGAIETAEIIKKELDEPRAQVAAIGLAGENRVYYASIEQGRSSASRGGIGAVMGDKGVKAVVVRGTKDLCVAKPQEYMDLCNEVLDYIKHREENPIPDVMPILAGLGSPQEMKVHDEKWHTENFNWGNARTRRKDFWTEEVDHAWAETMEKARTRLISCYNCPMKCGATISMEGLPTYMMKCFTKLTYTMAAYSDLDFGLRIAQKATEYGLDGFSAPQVMAFAFELLEKGILTEKDFPGLPEDNEEKFFYLLDKIVRRDGIGDVLANGTYWAAQEIGKGAEEYAHNNIKKHEQLPLKLSMLNPIYYLMYCTGEKINITQIEGQFPQAPYPKREQREEFVKDWFQVPDDKFKQIFLDWEPRGEKSMPHYPTVDMCCDIVDWQERMHYIDDALGQCAGLSSFPLKPPYHIHNYPKFIEAGAGIEMDEEKLTLAAKRYRTLVRAINIRRGMRRIDETPPANHWKNRFPELEKELLDSYYKLKGWNDDGIPTKETLDELGLGFVSEEFVKRGILTD; encoded by the coding sequence ATGAGGTATGCAGAAACAGGGTATGTATTAGAAGTTGATCTGACCAAGGGAAGCATCGAGAGAGTGGCGACAGATCCGAAAGACACCGAGCTGTATCTGGGCGGATTGGGCACCAATGCCAAACTGCTCTGGGACCGAGTCCCTCCTGAAGTTGATCCTTTTTCGCCCGACAATCTTCTCATATTCGCTGCGGGCCTTCTGTGCGGCACGCCGGCTACTGGGTGCAACCGGACCATCGTGTCCACCATTTCCCCCCAGACCCGGCTGATGGCTTTTTCCATGATGGGTGGGTTCTGGGCCCCGGAACTGAAATATGCCGGTTATGATAAAGTGATCCTCCGTGGCAAGTCCCCCGACCTGGTCTATCTTTACATCAACAACGACAAGGTGGAGATTCGCGACGCCTCCCACCTCAAGGGCAAAGGGGCTATCGAAACGGCGGAGATCATCAAGAAGGAGCTGGATGAGCCGCGGGCCCAGGTGGCGGCCATCGGTCTGGCCGGTGAAAACCGGGTGTACTATGCTTCCATCGAGCAGGGTCGCTCCAGTGCCAGCCGTGGCGGCATCGGCGCCGTCATGGGGGACAAAGGGGTCAAGGCGGTGGTCGTTCGCGGCACCAAGGATCTTTGTGTCGCCAAGCCACAGGAGTATATGGACCTTTGCAACGAGGTGCTCGATTACATCAAGCACCGGGAGGAGAACCCGATCCCGGACGTCATGCCGATTCTGGCCGGGCTGGGTTCGCCCCAGGAGATGAAGGTCCACGACGAGAAGTGGCATACGGAGAACTTCAACTGGGGCAACGCCCGTACCCGCCGCAAGGATTTCTGGACCGAAGAGGTCGATCATGCCTGGGCGGAGACCATGGAGAAGGCCCGGACTCGCCTGATCAGCTGCTATAACTGCCCCATGAAGTGCGGCGCGACCATTTCCATGGAGGGGCTTCCCACCTACATGATGAAATGCTTCACCAAGCTCACCTACACCATGGCTGCCTATTCGGACCTGGATTTCGGTTTGAGGATCGCCCAGAAGGCCACGGAGTACGGGCTGGACGGTTTCTCCGCTCCCCAGGTCATGGCCTTTGCCTTTGAACTGTTGGAAAAGGGCATCCTGACAGAAAAAGACTTCCCTGGTCTGCCCGAGGATAACGAAGAGAAGTTCTTCTACCTCTTGGACAAGATCGTCCGGCGGGATGGGATTGGCGATGTGCTGGCCAACGGCACCTATTGGGCGGCACAGGAGATCGGCAAGGGGGCGGAAGAATACGCCCACAACAATATCAAGAAGCATGAGCAGCTGCCGCTCAAGCTTTCCATGCTGAACCCCATCTACTACCTCATGTATTGCACCGGGGAGAAGATCAACATCACCCAGATCGAGGGGCAGTTTCCCCAGGCGCCTTATCCGAAGAGAGAACAGCGGGAAGAGTTCGTCAAGGATTGGTTCCAGGTGCCCGATGACAAATTCAAGCAGATCTTCCTGGACTGGGAGCCGCGCGGCGAAAAGTCCATGCCCCACTATCCGACCGTGGACATGTGCTGCGACATCGTCGACTGGCAGGAGCGGATGCATTACATCGACGACGCCCTGGGACAGTGCGCGGGTCTCTCTTCGTTCCCCCTCAAGCCCCCGTACCATATCCACAACTATCCCAAGTTCATTGAGGCTGGGGCAGGGATCGAAATGGATGAAGAGAAGCTGACCCTGGCGGCCAAGAGATACCGGACCCTGGTCAGGGCCATCAACATCAGAAGGGGCATGAGAAGGATCGATGAGACGCCGCCGGCGAACCACTGGAAGAACCGGTTCCCCGAGCTGGAAAAGGAGTTGCTGGATTCGTACTACAAGCTCAAGGGGTGGAATGACGACGGCATCCCCACCAAGGAAACCCTGGATGAACTGGGGCTGGGTTTTGTCAGCGAGGAATTCGTCAAGCGGGGCATCCTGACCGATTGA
- a CDS encoding 4Fe-4S dicluster domain-containing protein, translated as MNNDTKTRTVKTINIDADKCNGCRACEVICSAFHAMPKYSSNNPARSRVRVVRDPLRDIYVPLYAGEYTESECIGRDKYIIDGKEYDECGFCRASCPSRDLFREPDSGLPLKCDLCDGEDEPLCVKWCLVGALSVTEREVAVIPEEEKLGEMEIGLESLISRFGIDKVADTVAQKSKEKR; from the coding sequence TTGAACAATGATACGAAAACAAGAACAGTCAAAACAATAAATATCGATGCGGATAAATGCAACGGCTGCCGGGCCTGCGAGGTCATCTGCTCGGCCTTCCATGCCATGCCCAAATACAGCAGCAACAATCCGGCACGGTCGCGGGTCCGGGTGGTCCGTGATCCGCTCAGAGACATCTATGTCCCATTGTATGCGGGCGAGTATACGGAATCCGAATGCATCGGCCGGGACAAATACATAATCGACGGCAAGGAGTACGATGAGTGCGGCTTTTGCCGGGCCTCCTGTCCGTCCCGGGACCTGTTCCGGGAACCAGATTCGGGACTGCCGCTCAAATGCGACCTCTGTGACGGCGAAGACGAGCCCCTCTGTGTCAAGTGGTGTCTGGTCGGCGCCCTCTCCGTCACCGAAAGGGAAGTGGCCGTAATACCGGAAGAAGAGAAACTGGGCGAGATGGAAATCGGCCTGGAATCGTTGATAAGCAGGTTCGGCATCGACAAGGTCGCCGATACGGTTGCGCAGAAATCCAAAGAGAAACGCTAA